The following coding sequences are from one Paenibacillus sp. JDR-2 window:
- a CDS encoding exosporium glycoprotein BclB-related protein, translating to MATGPIPITASQLGSLQNLLTDLSNLLPNVLENPTSSRVSQLNTILNELRSLVLSIDFDADEQSALLSLLENQITLVETAPFSPLGTVILTESLINILGADALLFNIPPASKDSLIGQIRTISRQLALILPVISPSSGPQGPTGPQGPAGIAGIAGIAGIAGPAGPAGPAGPAGPAGPAGSAGPAGPAGAAGPVGPAGADGAIGATGATGATGAGLAGITVYNPLSSSTYPFGQLVVYEGDTYLVLVSNPTGEPDSSPDYLYLSGDPTGATGATGATGATGATGVTGDIGLAGATGATGDTGATGATGATGNTGANGATGDTGATGATGNTGATGATGATGATGATGDTGATGATGATGATGNTGANGATGDTGATGATGNTGANGTTGATGATGDTGATGATGDTGATGDTGATGDTGATGDTGATGDTGATGATGDTGATGDTGATGDTGATGATGDTGATGDTGATGDTGATGATGATGATGATGATGATGATGATGATGDTGATGATGATGATGATGATGDTGATGATGDTGATGTTGATGATGATGDTGATGDTGATGATGATGDTGATGDTGATGATGATGDTGATGDTGATGDTGATGTTGATGATGVTGDTGTTGATGTTGATGATGATGVTGATGVGATGATGATGSAGSGAIIPFASGTPAVLTTVLGGLLNTSTLTAFGTNAAGVTVAGGTIDLTGAAGLLLNMAFSAPRTGTITSLAAYFSTTAALTLVGSTVTITAQLFESATPNNTFTAVPGALVTLSPSLTGVLALGTISSGLTTGLSIPVAAGTRLLLVFSASVTAGLDIATTVAGYASAGLTIV from the coding sequence ATGGCCACTGGTCCAATTCCAATTACGGCATCACAATTAGGTTCCTTGCAAAATTTATTAACCGATTTGTCCAATCTGCTGCCAAATGTTCTAGAGAACCCGACATCTAGCCGCGTATCTCAACTGAATACCATTTTAAACGAGCTTCGATCACTTGTATTAAGCATTGATTTTGATGCTGATGAACAGTCCGCGCTGCTTTCCCTTCTGGAAAATCAGATTACCCTTGTCGAAACTGCGCCATTTTCTCCGCTTGGGACGGTTATTTTAACGGAGTCTCTTATCAATATACTTGGAGCGGACGCATTATTATTTAATATTCCTCCAGCCTCCAAGGACTCCCTCATTGGCCAGATCCGGACCATTTCCCGCCAGCTTGCCCTTATTCTCCCTGTAATTAGCCCGTCATCCGGACCTCAAGGTCCAACCGGTCCTCAGGGACCTGCGGGTATTGCGGGTATTGCGGGTATTGCGGGTATTGCGGGACCTGCCGGCCCTGCCGGACCTGCCGGACCTGCCGGACCCGCTGGACCTGCAGGATCTGCTGGACCTGCAGGCCCGGCAGGAGCTGCAGGCCCAGTTGGTCCAGCCGGGGCAGATGGCGCGATTGGCGCGACCGGCGCTACTGGGGCGACCGGGGCGGGTCTCGCCGGCATTACCGTCTACAACCCGCTAAGTTCTTCGACTTATCCTTTTGGCCAGCTTGTCGTCTATGAAGGCGATACTTATTTAGTTCTGGTCTCGAATCCAACAGGTGAACCAGACTCTTCTCCTGATTATTTATATCTTTCCGGAGATCCTACCGGCGCGACTGGGGCGACCGGAGCAACGGGTGCGACCGGAGCAACGGGCGTGACGGGTGACATTGGTTTAGCTGGCGCTACGGGCGCTACTGGCGACACTGGCGCGACTGGGGCAACGGGGGCGACTGGTAATACCGGTGCAAATGGAGCGACAGGTGATACTGGCGCGACTGGGGCCACCGGTAACACCGGCGCTACCGGCGCGACCGGCGCTACCGGCGCGACCGGCGCTACTGGCGACACTGGCGCTACGGGGGCGACTGGCGCTACGGGGGCGACTGGTAATACCGGTGCAAATGGAGCGACAGGTGATACTGGCGCGACTGGGGCCACCGGTAACACCGGCGCAAATGGAACAACAGGCGCTACCGGTGCGACCGGCGACACTGGCGCTACCGGCGCTACTGGCGACACTGGTGCTACCGGCGACACTGGCGCTACCGGCGACACTGGCGCTACCGGCGACACGGGCGCTACCGGCGACACTGGCGCTACCGGCGCTACCGGCGACACGGGCGCTACTGGCGACACTGGCGCTACTGGCGACACTGGCGCTACCGGCGCGACGGGCGACACTGGCGCTACCGGCGACACTGGCGCTACCGGCGACACGGGCGCTACTGGCGCTACTGGGGCTACTGGCGCTACTGGCGCTACTGGCGCTACTGGCGCTACTGGCGCTACTGGCGCGACGGGCGCTACTGGCGACACGGGCGCTACTGGGGCTACTGGCGCTACTGGCGCTACTGGCGCGACGGGCGCTACTGGCGACACGGGCGCTACTGGGGCTACCGGCGACACTGGCGCGACGGGCACTACTGGCGCTACTGGCGCGACTGGCGCGACCGGCGACACTGGCGCGACTGGCGACACTGGCGCGACCGGCGCTACTGGTGCTACCGGCGACACTGGCGCGACCGGCGACACTGGCGCGACCGGCGCTACTGGTGCTACCGGCGACACTGGCGCGACCGGCGACACGGGCGCGACCGGCGACACGGGCGCGACTGGCACAACGGGCGCTACTGGCGCAACGGGCGTAACCGGCGACACTGGCACAACGGGTGCGACTGGCACAACGGGCGCGACCGGAGCTACCGGCGCTACTGGCGTTACCGGAGCTACTGGCGTAGGCGCTACTGGCGCGACCGGTGCGACAGGCTCAGCCGGCTCCGGGGCTATTATTCCGTTTGCTTCCGGTACGCCTGCCGTCTTGACTACTGTACTGGGAGGGCTGTTGAACACCTCTACATTGACCGCCTTCGGAACCAACGCTGCGGGCGTTACGGTTGCAGGCGGCACAATTGACTTGACCGGTGCAGCAGGTCTGCTTCTGAACATGGCATTTTCCGCGCCGCGTACCGGAACAATCACCTCGTTAGCCGCATACTTCAGTACAACGGCAGCCTTAACTCTGGTGGGCTCGACGGTAACTATTACAGCCCAGCTCTTCGAATCCGCAACGCCAAACAATACGTTTACGGCTGTGCCTGGTGCCTTGGTGACCTTAAGTCCGTCTCTGACAGGAGTTCTTGCTCTCGGTACGATTTCTTCCGGTCTAACTACGGGACTCTCTATTCCTGTAGCAGCGGGTACTCGCCTGCTCCTTGTCTTCTCGGCTTCCGTCACAGCGGGGCTGGATATCGCCACAACCGTTGCCGGATATGCAAGCGCGGGATTAACCATCGTATAA
- a CDS encoding glycosyltransferase family 2 protein — protein MISISLCLIVRNEEDVLARCLDSVKGIADEIIVVDTGSVDRTKEIASDYTPKIYDFEWIDHFAAARNFAFGKATCEYILWLDADDIFKEEEQVKLLELKASLSTEVDTVSMLYNLTQDETGAVTNRLRRNRLVKRSRQFRWIGAVHEYLEVYGAAFAADIAVTHASTRHDNDRNLRIYEQRLAKGDELSPRDLYYYANELKDHSLNERAVHYYSLFLQSKRGWVEDNIAACGKLADCYASLGNQELALESALQSFSYGSPRADNCCRIGYYHLQVGAYETAAFWYESALRAPRQDEAWSMQNTSCSTWLPHLQLCVCYDKLGEWLKAYEHNEIARAYRPDHPSVQHNKTYLEGLLLPAQTLEPSDLSLTQTAP, from the coding sequence ATGATCAGTATCAGCCTTTGTCTCATTGTGAGGAATGAAGAGGATGTTCTGGCACGGTGCCTGGATTCGGTGAAAGGAATTGCAGACGAGATTATTGTGGTTGATACAGGATCCGTGGACAGGACTAAAGAAATTGCTTCCGATTATACGCCAAAGATCTACGATTTCGAGTGGATCGATCACTTTGCCGCTGCACGGAACTTCGCTTTCGGGAAGGCAACTTGCGAATACATATTGTGGCTGGATGCGGATGATATTTTTAAAGAAGAGGAACAGGTTAAGCTGCTCGAGCTAAAGGCATCCCTGTCAACGGAAGTGGACACCGTATCGATGTTATACAATTTAACGCAGGACGAGACCGGAGCGGTAACAAACAGGCTGCGCCGCAACCGGTTGGTGAAGCGTTCGCGTCAGTTCCGATGGATTGGTGCCGTTCATGAATATTTGGAAGTATACGGGGCCGCGTTCGCTGCCGATATTGCGGTTACTCATGCCAGTACAAGACATGATAATGACCGGAATCTGCGTATCTACGAGCAACGTCTTGCCAAGGGCGATGAATTAAGTCCAAGAGACTTGTATTATTACGCCAATGAATTAAAGGATCATAGCCTCAATGAAAGAGCAGTCCATTATTACAGTCTGTTCCTTCAATCTAAAAGAGGATGGGTAGAGGATAACATAGCGGCTTGCGGCAAGCTTGCGGACTGTTATGCGTCATTGGGGAATCAAGAGCTGGCGCTGGAATCCGCACTCCAATCCTTCAGCTATGGAAGTCCAAGGGCAGACAATTGCTGCCGGATCGGTTATTACCATCTGCAAGTCGGCGCCTATGAGACGGCCGCTTTCTGGTATGAATCGGCATTGCGGGCGCCAAGGCAGGATGAGGCATGGTCCATGCAAAATACATCCTGCTCAACCTGGCTGCCTCATCTTCAGCTCTGCGTCTGTTATGACAAGCTTGGGGAGTGGCTGAAAGCATACGAGCATAATGAAATCGCACGCGCCTACCGCCCGGATCATCCGTCCGTTCAACATAATAAAACCTACCTCGAAGGGCTGCTTTTACCGGCGCAAACGTTGGAACCATCCGACTTAAGCCTTACGCAGACCGCTCCATGA
- a CDS encoding AraC family transcriptional regulator, protein MYVASAVAGSVVYPPGGKFGPRIQQDFQLVMLYTGEMSVTIDGRELSVQPGHVVLLLPGHEEQFVFSKTEDTWHRWIAVHVPELAEQTRESFRLLPECLPLTEEMNRLTDLLLRLQRDALPTAPVMQQLGLAALHLYPIESRRSLEQKEKHPAIYSALAWIHEHFAEEVTLKEIAAAANVSPEHLARLFKQYEQTTPFQYLWGYRIQKAVELLNNTGLTVTEIAQRSGFKTSHHFARQLKQATGRTASEIRQLSWSGLRKA, encoded by the coding sequence ATGTATGTAGCTTCAGCCGTAGCCGGCTCCGTCGTTTACCCTCCGGGGGGTAAGTTTGGTCCCCGTATCCAGCAGGATTTTCAGCTTGTGATGCTGTATACCGGAGAGATGTCCGTTACTATCGACGGCCGGGAGCTCAGCGTCCAGCCCGGACATGTCGTTCTGCTATTGCCCGGGCATGAAGAGCAGTTCGTCTTCTCGAAAACCGAAGATACCTGGCACCGCTGGATTGCGGTACATGTGCCTGAGCTTGCGGAACAGACCCGGGAATCGTTCCGGCTGCTGCCGGAATGCCTGCCGCTTACCGAAGAAATGAACCGGCTTACGGATCTCCTGCTCCGTCTTCAGCGGGATGCTCTGCCAACCGCCCCCGTCATGCAGCAGCTTGGACTAGCCGCTTTGCATTTATATCCAATTGAATCCAGACGGTCTTTGGAGCAGAAGGAGAAGCATCCGGCGATTTATTCGGCATTAGCCTGGATTCACGAGCATTTCGCCGAAGAAGTGACTTTAAAAGAAATAGCAGCTGCCGCAAACGTTTCTCCCGAGCATCTGGCAAGACTGTTTAAGCAATATGAGCAGACTACGCCCTTCCAATATCTATGGGGCTACCGTATTCAGAAAGCGGTAGAACTGCTCAACAATACAGGTCTTACCGTTACGGAGATTGCTCAGCGCAGCGGCTTTAAGACCTCCCATCATTTTGCAAGACAGCTTAAGCAAGCTACCGGCCGGACCGCCTCCGAGATTCGGCAATTATCATGGAGCGGTCTGCGTAAGGCTTAA